Proteins encoded by one window of Geobacter sp. DSM 9736:
- the recO gene encoding DNA repair protein RecO yields the protein MEVVTSEAVVLRLSDYRESDKLVTLFCREHGKIRGIARGAKRSARRFGGTLELFARINVQLVLREGLSSVREADALTVYPQIRDDLPKIGCAGYACELVDALLPEGLPNPRLYRLLIAYLERLEIAEADGTDRRFFEINLLNILGYRPALDNCSGCGTDLVASAARLGGNGAILCGRCSTGGRLLSSETLTLLGRALRTGRFGVVAFSPSSLEEAGRLLDAAIAAHLGRPLRSLAFLRELGE from the coding sequence ATGGAAGTCGTAACCAGCGAAGCCGTTGTCTTGCGCCTCTCCGATTATCGGGAAAGCGATAAGCTCGTCACCCTGTTCTGCCGGGAACATGGAAAAATCCGGGGCATTGCCCGCGGAGCGAAGAGAAGCGCCCGCCGTTTCGGAGGAACTCTGGAGCTCTTTGCCAGGATCAATGTTCAGCTGGTCCTGCGGGAGGGTCTCAGTTCCGTGCGGGAGGCGGATGCGCTGACGGTTTACCCCCAAATCAGGGATGACCTGCCTAAGATCGGCTGTGCCGGTTACGCATGCGAACTGGTCGATGCCCTGTTGCCAGAGGGGCTTCCGAATCCCCGTCTCTACCGTCTGTTGATCGCTTACCTGGAGCGTCTCGAAATAGCAGAGGCTGACGGCACCGACAGGCGCTTCTTCGAGATCAACCTCCTCAACATCCTTGGATACCGGCCGGCACTCGACAACTGCTCCGGATGCGGAACGGATCTGGTGGCTTCCGCTGCCAGGTTGGGGGGGAATGGAGCGATTCTCTGTGGCCGGTGCAGTACCGGCGGAAGACTGCTTTCCTCCGAGACGCTCACCCTCCTTGGCCGAGCATTACGGACAGGCAGATTCGGTGTTGTAGCATTCAGCCCTTCATCCCTCGAAGAAGCAGGCAGGCTTCTGGATGCGGCTATTGCAGCTCATCTCGGCAGGCCACTTCGTTCCCTCGCGTTTCTCCGCGAGTTGGGAGAGTAA
- a CDS encoding porin, protein MKRVATMFAMATMLSIPAVEGRAATVEELERKVLDLSREVDQLKGEGDAPAVKTGSGNFRRILDRTSIGGYGELDFISRSNNGNGKGASVFDPHRIVLYVNSDLSDWVNFYTELEWEHGGDGKNGKIPVEQAFLNFKLDPSFNVRAGVLLAPLGAVNLYHEPNNFNSTERPDLDRILIPSTWREMGAGIYGALGERVNYELYVLNGLDGSKFSAESGIRGGRQDLDADMNRGKAVAGRLEVRPITNLYTNFSFYTGNSAKVGTAYTTIGAFDGKYRMGDLEVAGEYVHVYQDDPGSLGMDPAKGAIGNTMSGYWLEGAYHVMPSALKKGKLAEADAIAFARYSEIDTQQGISDRSYNRSYTTVGLSFKPIPTVAVKADYQWYDDGRPYGKTLDNDKFQITLGFVF, encoded by the coding sequence ATGAAACGCGTTGCAACAATGTTCGCGATGGCTACGATGCTGTCCATCCCGGCAGTCGAAGGCCGTGCAGCAACAGTGGAGGAACTGGAAAGAAAAGTGCTCGACCTTAGCAGGGAAGTGGACCAGCTGAAAGGAGAAGGCGATGCACCTGCCGTAAAGACCGGCAGTGGAAACTTCAGAAGGATTCTCGACAGGACCTCGATCGGAGGATACGGGGAGCTGGACTTCATATCACGAAGCAATAACGGCAACGGCAAAGGCGCCAGCGTCTTCGACCCGCACCGGATAGTGCTTTACGTCAATTCCGACCTCTCAGACTGGGTGAACTTTTACACCGAGCTCGAATGGGAGCACGGAGGCGACGGCAAGAACGGGAAGATCCCCGTGGAGCAGGCGTTTCTCAACTTCAAGCTCGACCCCTCCTTCAATGTGAGGGCTGGGGTACTCCTCGCTCCGCTGGGGGCAGTAAATCTCTACCATGAGCCAAATAACTTCAACTCGACCGAGCGGCCGGACCTGGACCGGATACTTATTCCGAGCACCTGGCGCGAGATGGGGGCCGGTATTTACGGCGCACTCGGCGAAAGGGTGAATTATGAACTCTACGTTCTCAACGGGCTGGATGGCTCTAAATTCTCAGCCGAGAGCGGGATCCGCGGCGGAAGGCAGGACCTGGACGCCGACATGAACAGGGGCAAGGCGGTGGCGGGGCGCCTTGAAGTCCGCCCCATCACCAACCTCTATACCAACTTCTCCTTCTATACCGGCAACTCCGCCAAAGTCGGAACGGCCTATACGACCATAGGAGCTTTCGACGGCAAATACCGCATGGGCGATCTTGAAGTGGCGGGCGAGTACGTTCATGTCTATCAGGATGATCCCGGTTCACTCGGGATGGATCCGGCCAAGGGAGCTATCGGCAACACCATGTCGGGCTATTGGTTGGAAGGCGCATACCACGTCATGCCCTCGGCCCTGAAGAAAGGGAAGCTTGCGGAAGCCGACGCAATCGCATTTGCCCGATACTCCGAGATCGACACCCAGCAGGGAATTTCCGACAGGAGCTACAACCGCTCGTATACAACCGTGGGCCTCTCCTTCAAGCCGATCCCGACCGTAGCAGTAAAAGCAGATTATCAATGGTACGATGACGGGCGCCCCTATGGGAAAACCCTCGATAACGACAAGTTCCAGATAACTCTCGGGTTCGTCTTCTGA
- a CDS encoding tetratricopeptide repeat protein produces MSSKAAVEFFNKGRDALYHDHTYLARVCLENAVNEERKPAYCSYLAVALAKSRGDFDGALTLAQEALRAEPANSLHYLNLGRIFVAAGQREEAIDAFRTGARLDRNPEILQELEILGTRRKPVIRWLAREHPVNKLLGKLLACLGLSPNAGSTES; encoded by the coding sequence ATGTCATCGAAAGCGGCAGTGGAATTTTTTAATAAGGGAAGGGATGCACTGTATCACGACCATACCTATCTGGCACGGGTCTGCCTTGAGAATGCAGTGAATGAAGAACGCAAGCCGGCCTATTGCTCCTATCTCGCCGTAGCGCTCGCCAAGTCACGGGGTGATTTCGATGGAGCACTCACGCTGGCGCAGGAGGCACTTCGCGCCGAGCCGGCAAACTCCCTTCACTACCTGAATCTGGGGAGGATTTTCGTTGCTGCCGGGCAAAGGGAGGAGGCTATCGATGCTTTCCGTACTGGAGCTAGGCTGGACAGGAATCCGGAGATACTGCAGGAGCTGGAAATCCTCGGAACGCGCAGGAAGCCTGTGATCCGATGGCTCGCAAGAGAACATCCTGTGAACAAACTCCTGGGCAAACTCCTCGCCTGCCTTGGCTTGAGCCCGAATGCCGGCTCCACCGAGAGCTGA
- a CDS encoding alanine-zipper protein: protein MRRSAMVGLLCLVGLWSAGCSTKSYVLEQVDPLSERLGKIESRVTGIETRLGDIQKQNETGQEAVRKDLGDIRNQLQQSSGAQSAASRAETAATRAEAASGKAEAAATRAENAATRADSSAQKSSKAFELGQRK from the coding sequence ATGCGACGTTCAGCCATGGTGGGTCTTCTTTGTCTGGTAGGATTGTGGTCTGCCGGCTGCTCAACCAAGAGTTACGTGCTGGAGCAGGTCGATCCGCTCTCGGAACGGCTTGGGAAGATTGAATCGCGGGTTACCGGAATAGAAACGAGGCTGGGTGACATCCAGAAGCAGAACGAGACGGGGCAGGAGGCAGTCAGAAAGGACCTTGGCGACATCAGGAACCAGCTGCAACAGTCGTCAGGAGCCCAGAGCGCCGCCAGTCGTGCAGAAACGGCAGCCACAAGGGCCGAAGCGGCTTCAGGCAAAGCGGAAGCGGCTGCTACCCGTGCCGAGAATGCCGCGACCCGGGCCGACAGCTCTGCACAGAAATCCTCGAAAGCATTTGAACTCGGGCAACGAAAGTAG
- a CDS encoding L,D-transpeptidase family protein — protein sequence MKGVLLLFLALEMALLVAPVSGRTFDSAAKVIGDSGTYLVKPGDSLVEIARIFGLGFNELADANPGIDPFVPVPGTMLVIPTSWVVPDAEPTVDLLINVSELRLYYFFFDSAGKRRVVTFPVGIGSEGNDTPLGFYRVKEKKEAPSWRVPPSIREEQPELPEVVPPGPENPLGTHALRLSRMSILIHGTNRPWGVGRRASHGCLRLYPEDIPRLYDKVRIEDGVIIVRQPVKVGELKGRVFVEVHDDPAEEDYLNHLVHLLAKKELTEKVSLEKLFRALAEKRGVPVDVTE from the coding sequence GTGAAGGGCGTTTTGCTCCTGTTTCTGGCGCTGGAGATGGCACTGCTTGTTGCGCCGGTAAGCGGGCGGACGTTTGACTCCGCAGCAAAGGTTATCGGAGACAGCGGCACCTACCTGGTGAAGCCGGGTGATTCGCTGGTGGAGATAGCACGCATCTTCGGACTGGGTTTCAACGAGCTTGCGGACGCGAATCCGGGGATCGATCCCTTCGTTCCGGTCCCAGGCACCATGCTTGTCATTCCCACCTCCTGGGTCGTTCCCGATGCTGAGCCTACGGTGGACCTTCTGATCAACGTTTCGGAACTCAGGCTCTACTATTTCTTCTTCGATTCCGCTGGGAAGCGCCGGGTTGTGACCTTCCCCGTAGGAATCGGCAGCGAGGGGAACGACACGCCTCTAGGTTTTTATCGTGTGAAGGAGAAGAAGGAAGCGCCAAGCTGGCGGGTTCCTCCATCGATACGTGAGGAGCAGCCGGAGTTGCCTGAAGTCGTTCCCCCCGGTCCCGAAAACCCTCTCGGTACTCATGCACTGCGCCTGTCCCGGATGTCGATACTTATTCACGGCACCAACAGACCGTGGGGGGTCGGAAGAAGGGCCAGCCACGGGTGCCTGCGGCTTTACCCTGAGGATATACCCCGTTTGTATGACAAAGTGCGCATCGAGGACGGAGTGATAATCGTCCGCCAGCCGGTGAAAGTGGGGGAGCTGAAGGGCCGGGTCTTCGTGGAGGTTCACGATGACCCGGCAGAGGAAGATTACCTCAATCACCTTGTTCATCTGCTGGCGAAAAAGGAATTGACCGAAAAGGTGAGCCTGGAGAAACTGTTCCGGGCGCTGGCGGAAAAACGGGGTGTTCCCGTGGACGTTACCGAATAA
- a CDS encoding dihydrofolate reductase — protein MNAPVISIIAAVSENGVIGCRGGIPWHLPADLARFKSLTMGHPLIVGRRTFESIGRPLPGRRMIVLSRQQSRRVQGCLLAHNVDEALQLAGDAEEVFVGGGREVYEAFLAVADRIYLTVVHRKYDGDVSFPVIPSDFVEAERVEHEGPPRHSYITYERRQAR, from the coding sequence ATGAATGCTCCTGTCATTTCCATCATTGCCGCAGTATCGGAAAATGGGGTGATCGGGTGCAGGGGAGGGATTCCCTGGCATCTGCCGGCCGATCTGGCTCGATTCAAGTCGCTCACCATGGGGCACCCCCTCATCGTCGGCCGGCGCACATTCGAATCGATAGGCCGTCCCCTGCCGGGGCGTAGGATGATAGTGCTCTCCCGGCAGCAGTCGCGCCGGGTGCAGGGGTGCCTTCTGGCGCACAACGTCGATGAGGCGCTGCAGCTGGCTGGTGATGCGGAAGAGGTGTTCGTCGGAGGAGGAAGGGAAGTGTACGAGGCTTTCCTTGCGGTGGCGGACCGTATCTACCTTACCGTTGTCCACCGGAAGTACGATGGTGATGTGTCCTTTCCAGTGATCCCCTCCGACTTCGTCGAGGCGGAGCGGGTGGAGCACGAGGGGCCGCCGCGTCACTCGTATATCACATACGAACGGAGACAGGCGAGGTGA
- a CDS encoding endonuclease MutS2, with protein MIDNDALRALEFNRILQTIAAFTHSEPSARVIREIAPLPARAQIEERFGQVEEIRRLHQIGVPLRIAAFEDIAPLLAHVRPEGAVLDPRDLVVLIPVLEVLTVLSRQFAYRTDIPLLQEVGGFVTGFPEILETLSHSIDREGHILDTASKLLFELRTRKRNLTARIRKRLEEIVREKQVAIFLQDDFITQRNGRWVIPVRMDSKGMVQGVVHDVSGSGETAFMEPIEIISLANELENLIAEVKVEEIRIVREISRWIREEADGIEREFEALVKLDCLYAISVFAERLGAEIPSIGEAAAIRLVQARHPLLLLLRKEKGEEVVPLDLTLGTERDESTTMVITGPNAGGKTIALKTTGLLLLMALSGIPVSAASTSTFPLVDDLLVDIGDEQSIDSSLSTFSGHISTISRFLRRAGRRTLVLLDELGTGTEPLQGAALACAILNDLRDQGSLVIATTHLTEIVGFVHKSTGMVNASMDFDRERLTPLYRLRTGLPGQSHAIEIARRYGLPERIIEFATGMLGRMDTEFHELLAELQEQRRLQHEALEDAEKIRRQLAEEARRAADRRAAAEQERRNALEKALQEARQVVQDARREARGVLDEVKREKRREALKVLDERERRINGQLRAIHPEEALPAGEIGVGDTVFVTSLGYDAQVLAVDQRHERVRVKAGALEIDVPMAGVAPRRGKAARPAPRRGKQQVEEPEAESRLNLVGLRVDDAISRIEPFLNHASLAGMSEVTVIHGVGTGALMRAVREYLDSHPLVRELRSGEQAEGGSGVTVVTLR; from the coding sequence ATGATAGACAACGACGCCTTGCGCGCACTTGAATTCAACCGCATCCTCCAGACCATTGCGGCGTTTACCCACAGTGAGCCATCGGCCCGGGTTATCCGTGAGATTGCTCCGCTTCCTGCCAGAGCGCAGATTGAGGAGCGATTCGGGCAGGTGGAGGAGATCCGCAGGCTTCATCAAATCGGCGTTCCGCTCCGGATCGCCGCTTTTGAGGACATCGCTCCCCTTCTGGCCCACGTGAGGCCGGAAGGGGCGGTGCTCGACCCGCGGGACCTGGTGGTATTGATCCCGGTCCTGGAAGTTCTTACCGTGCTGTCGAGGCAGTTCGCCTACAGGACCGACATACCCCTGCTCCAGGAAGTGGGGGGATTCGTCACCGGGTTTCCCGAAATACTGGAAACCCTGTCGCATTCCATCGATCGTGAAGGGCACATTCTCGACACCGCTTCGAAGCTCCTCTTCGAGCTTCGCACCCGGAAACGGAACCTTACCGCGCGTATCAGAAAGAGGCTCGAGGAGATCGTCCGGGAGAAGCAGGTGGCGATATTTCTTCAGGACGACTTCATCACGCAGCGCAACGGCCGGTGGGTCATCCCGGTCCGCATGGACTCCAAGGGGATGGTGCAGGGGGTGGTCCATGACGTTTCCGGCTCCGGCGAAACAGCGTTCATGGAGCCGATAGAGATAATCAGCCTTGCCAACGAGCTGGAAAACCTGATCGCCGAGGTCAAGGTCGAGGAGATCCGCATTGTGCGCGAGATCTCCCGCTGGATCAGGGAAGAGGCCGACGGTATCGAGCGGGAGTTCGAAGCCCTCGTCAAGCTCGACTGCCTGTATGCCATTTCCGTTTTTGCCGAACGGCTCGGCGCCGAAATACCCTCAATCGGAGAAGCAGCCGCAATCCGTCTCGTGCAGGCTCGCCACCCCCTTCTGCTCCTCCTGAGGAAAGAGAAGGGGGAGGAAGTGGTCCCTCTCGATTTGACGCTGGGAACGGAGCGGGATGAGTCGACAACTATGGTGATAACTGGCCCCAATGCCGGCGGCAAGACCATCGCCCTTAAAACAACGGGGCTTCTGCTTCTCATGGCGCTGTCCGGCATTCCGGTGAGTGCCGCTTCCACCTCGACCTTTCCCCTGGTGGACGATCTCCTCGTGGATATTGGCGACGAGCAGTCCATCGACAGCAGCCTTTCCACTTTTTCCGGGCACATTTCCACCATCAGCCGTTTTCTCCGGAGGGCAGGAAGGCGCACTCTCGTGCTCCTGGACGAACTCGGCACCGGCACCGAACCCCTTCAGGGTGCCGCCCTTGCCTGCGCCATTCTCAATGATCTTCGGGATCAGGGGTCTCTCGTGATTGCCACGACGCACCTGACGGAGATTGTCGGCTTCGTTCACAAATCTACGGGTATGGTCAACGCCTCCATGGACTTCGACAGAGAGCGGCTCACCCCTCTCTACCGTCTGCGGACAGGACTCCCCGGTCAATCCCACGCCATAGAAATCGCACGCAGGTATGGTCTCCCCGAACGGATCATCGAATTTGCCACAGGAATGTTGGGACGAATGGATACGGAGTTCCACGAACTGCTGGCTGAGCTGCAGGAGCAACGGCGTCTTCAGCACGAAGCCCTGGAGGATGCCGAGAAGATCAGGCGGCAGCTCGCCGAAGAGGCGCGGCGGGCGGCGGATCGGCGGGCGGCGGCGGAACAGGAACGGCGGAATGCCCTGGAGAAGGCTCTGCAAGAGGCCCGGCAGGTCGTGCAGGATGCACGGCGCGAAGCACGCGGGGTGCTCGACGAGGTAAAACGGGAAAAGCGGCGCGAGGCTTTGAAGGTGCTGGACGAGCGGGAGCGCAGGATTAACGGGCAGCTGCGGGCCATACATCCTGAGGAGGCTCTACCCGCCGGCGAGATCGGAGTAGGTGACACCGTCTTCGTTACGTCCCTCGGGTATGATGCACAGGTGCTGGCGGTAGATCAGCGTCATGAGCGGGTTCGGGTAAAAGCGGGAGCGCTGGAGATCGATGTGCCCATGGCAGGAGTGGCGCCGCGCAGGGGGAAGGCTGCTCGCCCGGCCCCGCGCAGGGGGAAACAACAGGTAGAGGAGCCTGAGGCAGAGTCACGGCTCAACCTCGTCGGTTTGCGGGTGGACGACGCCATATCCCGGATAGAGCCCTTCCTGAACCACGCGTCCCTTGCGGGGATGAGCGAGGTCACTGTCATTCACGGAGTCGGCACAGGAGCTCTGATGAGAGCTGTCAGGGAGTATCTGGACTCTCATCCCCTCGTGCGGGAGCTGCGCTCCGGCGAGCAGGCGGAAGGTGGGAGCGGAGTGACAGTGGTGACGCTGAGATGA
- a CDS encoding peptide chain release factor-like protein — protein sequence MPTFAVSEEKNRWLKEKMAELGLREEEIEESFIRSSGAGGQHVNKTSTCVHLRHKPTGLEVKCMKDRSQSVNRFLARRELLERLAALDGGKTATDFEQERIRKQKARRKRKTALKYGKQS from the coding sequence GTGCCTACCTTTGCAGTGAGTGAAGAAAAGAACCGTTGGCTGAAGGAAAAGATGGCTGAGCTCGGCCTGCGCGAGGAGGAGATAGAGGAGAGCTTCATCCGTTCTTCCGGCGCCGGCGGCCAGCATGTCAACAAGACCTCTACCTGCGTCCATCTCCGCCACAAACCAACCGGGCTGGAAGTGAAGTGCATGAAGGACCGGAGCCAGTCGGTCAACCGATTCCTGGCGAGACGCGAGCTTCTGGAGCGGCTGGCTGCCCTCGATGGTGGAAAGACCGCCACCGATTTCGAGCAGGAGCGGATCAGGAAGCAGAAGGCGCGGCGAAAGCGGAAGACCGCGCTTAAGTACGGCAAGCAGAGCTGA
- a CDS encoding zinc-dependent alcohol dehydrogenase family protein gives MRAMVLERAGEPLRLMELPVPQPREGEILIRVHACGLCRTDLHIVDGELTEPKLPLVPGHQIVGRIAAVGSNAGAFGPGMRVGVPWLGSTCSECSYCRSGRENLCERARFTGYQFDGGFADYAVADHRFCFPIPEGYPDLQAAPLLCAGLIGYRSLCMAGDAGVIGLYGFGAAAHIVAQVARFQGRRIFAFSRPGDLEARRFALEMGAEWAGDADALPPEMLDAAIIFAPAGELVPAALRAVAPGGTVVCGGIHMSDIPSFPYSLLWGERTVRSVANLTRRDGEEFLRLAPQVPVRTEVTPYPLEAANNALEDLRSGRLCGAAVIVVAES, from the coding sequence ATGCGGGCAATGGTTCTTGAACGGGCGGGTGAGCCTCTTCGCCTGATGGAGCTGCCGGTTCCGCAGCCGCGGGAGGGGGAGATCCTCATCCGGGTTCATGCATGCGGTCTGTGCAGGACCGACCTCCATATCGTCGATGGTGAACTCACCGAGCCAAAGCTTCCTCTGGTTCCGGGCCACCAGATCGTGGGACGGATTGCTGCAGTCGGAAGCAATGCGGGAGCATTCGGTCCGGGAATGAGGGTCGGTGTGCCGTGGCTCGGCTCCACTTGCAGTGAATGTTCCTACTGCCGGAGCGGCCGGGAGAACCTCTGCGAGCGGGCCCGCTTCACGGGTTACCAGTTCGACGGCGGCTTCGCCGACTATGCCGTTGCCGACCACCGCTTCTGTTTTCCGATTCCCGAAGGATATCCCGACCTGCAGGCTGCGCCCCTCCTCTGTGCCGGCCTTATCGGCTACCGTTCCCTATGCATGGCTGGAGATGCCGGGGTAATTGGACTCTACGGATTCGGTGCCGCCGCCCACATCGTCGCGCAGGTAGCACGTTTCCAGGGGCGCCGGATATTCGCCTTCTCCCGCCCGGGAGATCTGGAGGCGCGGCGGTTCGCACTGGAGATGGGCGCGGAATGGGCCGGCGACGCCGATGCGCTTCCTCCTGAAATGCTGGACGCGGCCATTATCTTTGCACCGGCCGGGGAATTGGTCCCGGCAGCCCTCCGCGCGGTCGCCCCCGGCGGTACCGTCGTCTGTGGCGGCATCCACATGAGCGACATCCCTTCTTTTCCCTACAGTCTTCTCTGGGGGGAGCGTACGGTCAGGTCCGTTGCGAACCTGACCCGCCGGGACGGGGAAGAGTTCCTGCGGCTCGCACCCCAGGTGCCGGTGAGGACCGAAGTTACCCCCTACCCCCTCGAAGCAGCCAATAACGCCCTCGAAGACCTGCGCAGCGGCCGGCTCTGCGGAGCGGCGGTCATCGTCGTCGCCGAATCCTGA
- a CDS encoding 2'-5' RNA ligase family protein, translating into MQTDERKYSVFLAPAGDDLAYTEALVRAWCARFGMTPFEPHVTVYSVLLTDPEELKRAVTEAVRGVDPFSLHCRRVGAMEEYFKTLFIELDESVTLRKIHDGIKSRMGNDSGYRLFPHLSLLYRDMPLEEKRELARQVRLDREELLFDRIKVATPGNIREGWRDTGDWRTIHEVVLGKGGEL; encoded by the coding sequence ATGCAGACAGACGAACGTAAATATTCCGTTTTCCTTGCCCCTGCAGGGGATGACCTGGCCTACACGGAGGCACTGGTACGGGCGTGGTGCGCGCGCTTCGGCATGACTCCCTTCGAGCCCCATGTCACCGTCTACTCGGTCCTACTCACGGACCCAGAGGAGTTGAAGCGGGCGGTGACTGAGGCGGTACGGGGGGTGGACCCGTTTTCGCTGCATTGCCGGCGGGTGGGGGCGATGGAAGAATATTTCAAGACCCTCTTCATCGAGTTAGACGAGAGCGTGACGCTGCGAAAGATTCATGACGGAATCAAATCGCGTATGGGCAACGATTCAGGCTATCGGCTGTTTCCACACCTGAGCCTCCTCTACCGTGATATGCCGCTGGAGGAGAAGCGGGAACTGGCGCGGCAGGTGCGGCTGGACCGGGAAGAACTTCTGTTCGACCGCATAAAGGTGGCGACGCCGGGGAACATCCGGGAAGGTTGGCGCGATACCGGCGACTGGCGAACAATACATGAAGTGGTGCTGGGGAAGGGGGGGGAGCTGTGA
- a CDS encoding ROK family protein → MMEPYRVGIDVGGSKIEAVLLAPEGGEITRRRVASPSRSGYGAMLDSIVHLFETVRDGIPSGASFTIGIGIPGSINGRTGLVQNANSTCLIGQPLQRDIEARIGRRVAIDNDANCFVLAEAVLGSGRGYDLVFGVIMGTGCGGGLFIEGQVRPGPHRIAGEWGHFSVDPAGASCYCGNRGCVETKISGSGVEAAFRAAYGEELSMELITEGWRSREPRCVAIFDRFLDDFGRSLGGLISVLDPDAVVLGGGLSNIDELYTEGVDRVRKYVFHGDLRTPILKNSLGDSAGVLGAAWIGE, encoded by the coding sequence ATGATGGAGCCTTACAGGGTCGGGATCGACGTCGGCGGGAGCAAGATCGAAGCGGTCCTTCTTGCGCCGGAGGGGGGCGAGATCACGCGCCGCCGCGTTGCTTCCCCCTCACGCAGTGGCTACGGAGCGATGCTCGATTCGATCGTGCACCTTTTTGAAACGGTCCGAGACGGAATTCCCTCCGGAGCTTCCTTCACCATCGGCATCGGCATTCCCGGGTCCATCAACGGCAGGACCGGTCTCGTCCAGAACGCCAACTCGACCTGTCTGATCGGCCAGCCCCTCCAACGGGACATCGAGGCGCGTATCGGCCGTCGTGTAGCCATCGATAACGACGCCAACTGCTTCGTTCTCGCCGAAGCAGTGCTGGGTAGCGGCCGGGGGTACGACCTGGTGTTCGGCGTGATCATGGGGACCGGTTGCGGCGGCGGGCTCTTCATTGAAGGGCAGGTGAGGCCGGGGCCTCACCGGATCGCGGGGGAATGGGGGCATTTCTCGGTGGACCCTGCCGGTGCTTCCTGTTATTGCGGAAATCGTGGGTGCGTGGAAACTAAGATCAGCGGGTCCGGAGTTGAAGCGGCCTTTCGGGCGGCTTATGGCGAGGAGCTCTCGATGGAGTTGATAACCGAGGGGTGGCGTAGCCGCGAGCCGCGTTGCGTCGCCATTTTCGACCGGTTCCTTGACGATTTCGGGCGCTCTCTCGGCGGACTCATCTCAGTGCTCGATCCCGATGCCGTTGTTCTCGGCGGTGGCCTTTCCAATATCGATGAATTATACACCGAGGGAGTGGATCGGGTCCGCAAATATGTATTTCATGGCGATCTCCGCACCCCCATCCTAAAAAACAGTCTCGGCGATTCCGCCGGCGTCCTCGGAGCCGCATGGATCGGAGAATGA
- a CDS encoding sensor histidine kinase KdpD, giving the protein MKYADAASQTRFAPPDRTPLRLVREAREKVLLSPAFVATLEAFPDYVLVLNKERQIVAANSLVLRAFNLEDIEQIIGKRPGEAAGCVFASEGPAGCGTGDHCSTCGAVASILESQKSCSRTAFECRLTLNRERPVSLDLKVIATPTVVDGVPLTICVLKDISAEKRRSVLERVFFHDVINTAGGIHGIASMLAEHAEMDVDREAEYKQWMITLTETLIDEINHQRKLLAAERGEFKPVLGLVIVPDLLRDLHALYAHHDIAEGRSLLLGEVPDCKIISDSAILRRILGNLLKNALEATPRGGTVTISGKDLEEHVGFTIHNPGEMPREVQLQLFQRSFSTKEQTGRGIGTYSVKLFGERYLNGKIEFESNEPAGTTFTFTLPKIALAAADL; this is encoded by the coding sequence ATGAAATATGCTGACGCCGCATCGCAGACCAGATTCGCCCCACCCGACCGCACACCTTTACGCCTTGTTCGGGAGGCGCGTGAAAAGGTGCTCCTCTCTCCTGCCTTCGTCGCCACGCTGGAAGCGTTTCCCGATTACGTCCTTGTCCTGAACAAGGAGCGCCAGATCGTTGCAGCCAACAGTCTCGTCCTGCGCGCATTCAATCTTGAAGATATAGAACAGATCATCGGCAAGCGCCCCGGAGAGGCCGCCGGATGCGTTTTCGCCAGCGAAGGACCCGCAGGATGCGGCACCGGCGATCACTGTTCAACCTGCGGAGCCGTAGCGAGCATTCTGGAAAGCCAGAAGAGCTGCAGCAGAACCGCCTTCGAATGTCGCCTGACCCTCAACCGGGAGAGACCCGTCTCTCTCGACCTGAAAGTCATTGCAACCCCGACAGTAGTCGATGGGGTGCCGTTGACGATCTGCGTCCTGAAGGATATAAGCGCCGAGAAGCGCCGCTCCGTGCTGGAGCGCGTCTTTTTTCACGACGTCATAAATACCGCCGGGGGAATCCACGGGATAGCATCAATGCTCGCCGAGCATGCCGAAATGGATGTGGACCGGGAGGCGGAGTACAAGCAGTGGATGATAACTCTAACCGAAACGCTTATCGACGAGATCAACCACCAGCGTAAGCTGCTCGCCGCCGAGCGTGGGGAATTCAAGCCGGTGCTCGGGCTCGTGATTGTTCCCGACCTGCTGCGGGATCTGCATGCGCTCTATGCGCATCATGACATTGCCGAAGGACGCAGCCTCCTTCTCGGGGAGGTGCCGGACTGCAAGATAATCAGCGACTCCGCCATACTGCGCAGGATCCTCGGCAACCTGCTTAAGAACGCCCTGGAGGCAACACCCCGCGGGGGCACAGTGACCATTTCCGGGAAGGACCTGGAGGAGCACGTAGGCTTCACGATCCACAATCCCGGCGAGATGCCGAGGGAGGTGCAGCTGCAGCTTTTTCAGCGCTCCTTCAGCACCAAGGAGCAGACCGGGCGCGGCATCGGCACATACAGCGTGAAACTCTTCGGAGAACGCTACCTTAACGGGAAGATAGAGTTTGAAAGCAACGAGCCTGCCGGTACCACCTTCACCTTTACCCTCCCCAAGATAGCTCTGGCAGCAGCCGACCTATGA